The genomic stretch TGCCGGGGCCGCCGGGACGGGGACCGCCGAAGCCGCCTTCGCGGGGCGGGCGAGGACCGCCCTGACCCATGCCGGGACCGCCGGGACGAGGACCGCCGAAGCCGCCTTCCGGACGGGGCGGACGAGGACCGTCAAAACGCTGCCCTTCCGGGCGCGGCGGACGGGGACCGCCAAAACCGCCTTCCGGACGGGGCGGACGAGGACCGTCAAAACGCTGCCCTTCCGGGCGCGGCGGACGGGGACCGCCAAAGCCGCCTTCCGGACGGGGCGGGCGAGGACCGTCGAAACGCTGCCCTTCCGGACGCGGCGGGCGCGGGCCACCCTCGGGCCGTTGACCTTCCGGACGGGGCGGGCGAGGACCGTCGAAACGCTGCCCCTCCGGACGCGGCGGGCGCGGGCCACCCTCGGGCCGTTGACCTTCCGGACGGGGCGGACGGGGACCATCGGGGCGTTGGCCTTCCGGACGAGGCGGACGGGGACCATCGGGGCGTTGGCCTTCCGGCCGAGGCGGACGGGGACCATCGGGGCGTTGACCTTCCGGACGAGGCGGACGGGGACCATCGGGGCGTTGGCCTTCCGGACGAGGCGGTCGCCCACCCTCGGGACGTTGGCCTTCCGGGCGTGGCGGCCTACCCTCGACACTTCTCTGTCCCTCCGGACGAGGAGCGTGACCTTCTGGACGGCGGTTCTCTGCCGGCGCCTTCTGCGCTTCCTCCCTGGGGGCTGTCTTATGTTGCTCATCAGAACGGGCAGAAACCGAGCCTTTTCCTTTAAACAGCGGCGTAATCCTCTCGACATCGCCGTCTTCAATGGTACTCAAATTATTCTTTACATCGATACCCATCTCATTGCATTTGGACAAAAGAGCTTTGCTCTCAACACCCAAATCCCGGGCCAATTCAAAAACTCGTTTTTTGACCATTCTGTCACCTCCGCGATATTTGGCTGGATTCGGCTGTGGTTGCGTTTATCGCCTTATGGATTGCGCCGGCAAAGCCCTCATCGAGGACAGCGACCAACGTTCGCGGCGAAAGACCGACCGCTTGACCGATGGTCTCCTTCTGTCCGTATGTCGCCACCGGAATCCCCAGGTCATCACACCAATGGCGGTACTTTTGAACGACACCGGCAGAGGCATCTTCCGTGAAAATCAGGAGGAATACCTTTTGTTTTTTTAGATTGGCTTCCACCGCGCTGTCTCCAGCGGCGATTTTTCCGGCGCGCCGAGCAAGACCGAGCAACCCATGGACCTTGTCCGTAACCATCAAACCTCTCCCATTTGCGCTTTCAAGTTCTCCACTACATCCGGCGATATGGCCTGGCGCAACGCTTTTTCCAGTCGCCTCGCCTTGATCGCCTTTGTTAGGCACTCTGTATTTGAACAAACATAGGCGCCCCGCCCCGACTTTTTCCCCGTCGGATCGAGAAGAATCGCACC from Heliomicrobium gestii encodes the following:
- a CDS encoding L7Ae/L30e/S12e/Gadd45 family ribosomal protein encodes the protein MVTDKVHGLLGLARRAGKIAAGDSAVEANLKKQKVFLLIFTEDASAGVVQKYRHWCDDLGIPVATYGQKETIGQAVGLSPRTLVAVLDEGFAGAIHKAINATTAESSQISRR
- the rnpM gene encoding RNase P modulator RnpM; the encoded protein is MNRLRKIPQRMCVGCGEMRDKKALIRVVRTPEGAILLDPTGKKSGRGAYVCSNTECLTKAIKARRLEKALRQAISPDVVENLKAQMGEV